In one Melopsittacus undulatus isolate bMelUnd1 chromosome 4, bMelUnd1.mat.Z, whole genome shotgun sequence genomic region, the following are encoded:
- the ISCA2 gene encoding iron-sulfur cluster assembly 2 homolog, mitochondrial, which produces MAAQGALRRWWMLALCGRTSWCPAPLCRGRALPKPPVGPACAVGHPLRWASSFSQTGPTESESSEGQIFLSESCVKRLLEITEGSEFLRLQVEGGGCSGFQYKFSLDTVINPDDRVFEQGGARVVVDVDSLAFVKGSMVDFSQELIRSSFQVVSNPQAEKGCSCGTSFSVKF; this is translated from the exons ATGGCGGCGCAGGGGGCCCTGAGGCGCTGGTGGATGTTGGCTCTATGCGGTCGGACGAG CTGGTGTCCCGCTCCACTGTGCCGAGGACGAGCGCTGCCGAAGCCCCCGGTGGGCCCTGCCTGTGCAGTTGGCCACCCCCTGCGGTGGGCATCGTCCTTCTCCCAGACAGGCCCGACAGAGAGTGAGTCCAGCGAGGGACAGATCTTTCTCAGCGAGAGCTGCGTGAAG aggCTGTTGGAGATTACAGAAGGCTCAGAGTTTCTCAGGctgcaggttgaaggaggtggcTGTTCCGGATTTCAGTACAAGTTTTCCTTGGACACAGTTATCAATCCTGATGACAG ggTATTTGAGCAAGGTGGTGCCCGCGTGGTTGTGGATGTGGACAGCCTGGCCTTCGTGAAAGGTTCTATGGTGGACTTCAGCCAGGAGCTGATTCGCAGCTCCTTCCAGGTGGTGAGCAACCCCCAGGCAGAGAAGGGTTGCTCATGTGGGACTTCCTTCTCTGTCAAGTTCTGA